From the genome of Pseudomonas sp. WJP1:
GGCAACCGACGCAGCAGCGTCTTGCGACGGCCGAGCGTCAGTATCAGCAGCAGCTGGCACTGGCGGCGCAATTGCAGATGGCGCGTCCAAGCAGTACGCGCAAGGCTGTCACCCAGCCGCTATCGCTACACGTCAGTGAAAGCGCCACCGAAGCGGGGCTCGAATTGCATCAGGTCAACACCGACGGCGATCAATTGCGCCTGAGCGTCAGCGGTGACGCCAAGGCATTGCTGGCATGGCTGGACCGCCTCGAACGCAATGGCACCGCTCTGCAATCCTTGACCCTGGAAAAGCGCAACGCGGTGCTGGAGGCGCGTGTGGTACTCAGATAGTCGCGCCGGTTCCCGGCAGTGGCGGCAACTTTGCCAGCTTCAAGGCGACCAGCAATGCCACGACCAGCAAGGCGCCGATGAACAAGCCGATTCCGTTCCAGCCGCCCAAGTGCCAGAACACGCCGCCCGCCGTACCGGCAATGCTCCCGCCGGCGTAGTAGCTGAACAGGTACAAGGACGATGCCTGGCCCTTGGCCTTGAGGGCACGGCGACCGATCCAGCTGCTGGCGACCGAGTGGGCACCGAAGAAACCGAACGTGAAGACCAGCATGCCGAGGATGACCAGCGGCAATGGCGTGAACATCGTCAGGGCGAGACCGCTGATCATCAGCGCGATAGTGCTCCATAGCACTTTGCGGCGGCCGATTTTGTCCGCCAGCGAGCCGATTTTCGCCGAGCTGTAGATACCCGACAGGTACACCACGGAAAGCAGCCCTACAAAGACCTGATCCATGTGATAAGGCTCGGCCAGCAAGCGGTAGCCGATGTAGTTGAACAAGGTGACGAACGCCCCCATCAGCACGAAGGCTTCGAGAAACAGCAGCGGCAGGCCGGCGTCGCGAAAGTGCATGGTGAACCCGTCGACCAGGCTGCGCGGGTGCAGCGAGCGGGGGCGGAAGTTGCGCGACTCAGGGAGGATTTTCCAGAACACCGCTGCCGCAATCAGCGCCAGGCCGCCGATCACCAGCATTGCCGTGTGCCAGCTGACGAAGTCGATCAAGACGCCGGTGATAAGCCGCCCGCTCATGCCGCCGATGGCGTTGCCGCCAATGTACAAGCCCATGGCGAGGCCGATGTGCTGTGGGTGAATCTCTTCGCTCAGGTAGGTCATCGCAACCGCCGCCAGGCCGCTCAACGACAATCCAATCAGCGCGCGCATCGCCAGCACGCCATGCCAGCTCGGCATCATCGCGCTGGCCATGGTGCACAGTGCGGCGGCGAACAGCGCCGCCACCATCACCGGTTTACGCCCGACCCTGTCGGAGATCGGGCCGGTGATCAGCAGGCCGATGGCAAGCATGCCCGTGGCTACTGACAGGATCAGGCTGCTCTGTGCCGCGTTGATGGAATATTCGTGGGACAGCAACGGCATCATCGGTTGCACGCAGTAGAGCAGGGCGAACGTCGCGAAGCCGCCGCAGAACAGCGCCAGCACGGTGCGCATGAAGGCTGGCGTGCCTTTTTCGATGTAGATCTCTTTCAGCTCGACAGCCACATCGTCCAGTGCGGCGGGAGGAATTTCATGGGTAAGTGGAGCGACAGCAGTTTTCACGGTGGACCTCGGAGGAGCGCAGCCGGTCAGGCAATGAAAAAAGCATATAGCTGGCTAATGATTCAATCCAATATATTGTTCGACCTGTTTGATAGCTTTAACGACCTAATGGGGTTTTCATGGAATTGCGTCATCTGCGCTACTTCATCGCCGTCGCCGAAGAACTGCATTTCGGCCGCGCCGCACAGGTGCTGGGCATCTCCCAGCCACCGCTGAGCCAGCAGATCCAGGCGCTGGAACAGGAGGTCGGCGCGCGCTTGTTCGAGCGTACCAATCGTCGGGTCGAGCTGAGCGAGGCCGGTCGACTGTTCCTGGAAGAGGCGCGCCTGGTGCTGGCGCAGGTCGACAAGGCGGCGGATGTCGCGCGGCGGGCGCAGTTGGGCGAACTGGGAGAGCTGAAAATCGGTTTCACCTCGTCGGCGCCGTTCAACTCAACGATTCCCCAGGCGATTTTTTCGTTTCGCCAGCGTTTTCCGGCGGTGCATTTGAACCTGCGGGAAATGAGTAGCACCCAGGTCGCCGATGCGCTGGTAGATGAGTCGATCGAGGTCGGGATCATGCGGCCGCTGGGGCTGCCCGACTCGCTAAGCGTGGTCGAACTGATGCGCGAGCCCTTGGTCGCGGTGCTCAGCTCAAAGCATCCGCTGGTGAAGGACAGTGAAGAGGGATTGTTCCTGTCAGCGTTGGCCCTCGAGCCCTTTGTATTCTTCCCGCGCAGCTACGGCAGTGGCCTGTACGCGCAATTACTCAGCTTGGCCCGAGACGCCGGCTTCAGCCCGCACTTCGCCCAGGAGGCCGGCGAGGCGATGACCATTATCGGTTTGGTGGCCGCAGGGCTGGGTGTGTCGGTGCTGCCGGCGTCTTATCAGCGGATGCGCATTGACGGCGTGGTCTATCGACCGCTGCTCGATCCGGCGGCGGTGTCGGCGGTGTGGCTAGTGCAGCGCAAGGACCAGAAGTCGCCGATGGCCAGGGCGTTTGTGGAGTTGTTGACGCGAAAAGTAGAGCCTCTTCTACCCTGATTGTTTTGCAGTTAATTGAGGCTGCCGAACATCGACTCTTTAGAATTCCTGGTTGAGTGGGTGTAGCTCAGGGGCTACACTCGGCGCATGACGGAGATTCTTCGAAGTTCGACATTCTCCGGCTGGCTATTGAAGCTGGCCGATAGCCGCGCCAGGATGCGTATTCAGGTGCGAATTGACCGCATGGCCGATGGAAATTTTGGTGATGTCAAAGCCATCGGAGAAGGGTTGAGTGAAGCACGTATCGACTATGGTCCCGGTTATCGGGTCTATTTCATGCAGCAAGGCAGCCAGTTGGTCATCCTCCTTTGTGGTGGAGACAAAAGCAGCCAAACCCGCGACATCAAACAAGCCAGGCTCATTGCGAAATCCTGGCAGGAGCAAAACCCATGACCGAACAATTCACTCGCTGGGACTCTGCCGAGTACCTCAAGACCGAAGAGGACATGGCAAATTATCTGGACGCTTGCATGGAGGAAGCGGGAGATGATCCAGCATTCATCGCCAAAGCTCTCGGGACCATTGCACGTGCTCGCGGCATGACCCAGGTCGCGCGGGATGCGGGGCTGTCTCGGGAAAGTCTCTACCGCGCATTGTCAGGTGAAGGGAATCCGGAGTTCGGGACCATCCTGAAGGTCGTTAAGGCGTTAGGCTTGAAATTACACGCCAGCACCTGAAATACTGGCAACGTTCCCGAAAGGGGCTTGTGAGACTCTGCGGATCCTGGGCAACCAGTCATCACAGAGCCAGGCAGGTATAGGGCGATGACAAGCCGACCTGTTTGTGAAGGGGCGCCGAAAGGCGCCCTTTGTCGTTGTGCGCCTTACGACCAGCGCTTGAAAATCAGCGACGTATTCACCCCGCCAAACGCAAAGTTGTTGTTCATCACATACTGGTTGCTCATCTGCCGAAACTCGCCACGCAGGTAGTCCAGCTTGCCGCAATGCGGGTCGACTTCGTCGAGGTTGAGGGTATGGGCGTACAGGTCGCTGTTCATCATTTCGATGCTGAACCAGGACTCCAGCGCGCCACAGGCGCCAAGGGTGTGGCCGAGGAAGCTCTTTTGCGAACTGATCGGCATGTGTTGGCCGAACAGGCTGCTGGTGGCCAGGGTTTCGGCGATGTCGCCCTGTTCGGTGGCCGTGCCGTGGCCGTTGACGTAGCCGATGTCGGCAGGGCTCAAGCCCGCGTCTTCCAGGGCCAGCTCCATGGCCCGGCGCATGGTGACTTGTTCCGGGCGGGTGGTGTGCTGGCCGTCGGCATTGCTGCCGAAACCGACGAGTTCGGCGTGAATACGGGCGCCCCGCGCCAGGGCGTGTTCCAGTTCTTCGAGCACCAGCATGCCGCCGCCTTCACCGATCACCAGGCCGTCGCGCCCTTTGTCGTAGGGGCGCGGGGTGGTGTGCGGGGCGTTGTTTTTCAGACTGGTGGCGTAGAGCGCGTCGAACACCATGGCTTCGGTCGGGCACAGTTCCTCGGCGCCGCCAGCGAGCATCAGCGGCAGACGGCCGAACTTGATGGCTTCGTAGGCATAGCCGATGCCCTGGCTGCCGCTGGTGCAGGCGCTGGAGGTGGGGATCAGGCGGCCGGTGAGGCCGAAGAAGATGCTGATGTTGGCCGCCGTGGTGTGCGGCATCATGCGCACGTAGGAATTGGCGTTCAGGCCTTCGGCCACCGAGTTGAGCAGCATGTTGCCGAACGCCTTGATCTCGTCGGTGCTGCCGGTGGACGAGCCGCAGGCAACGCCCATGCGCCCGTCCTTGATCGATTCGTCGCCGAGCAATCCGGCGTCGGCCAGCGCCTGTTCCGCCGCGCCGACGGCCAAGCGTGAGACGCGGCCCATGCTGCGCAGTTGTTTGCGCGTCCAGTGGCCCGGCACCTTGAAGTCATCGATGGGCCCGGCCAGGCGCGTATTGAGTTCGGTGAAGCGGTCCCATTCGTCCATGCGGCGGATGCCGCTGCGGTTGGCCGCGAAATGGCCGGCGATGGTTGCCCAATCGCTGCCCAGCGAGGTGATGCCGGCCATGCCGGTGACGACGACGCGCTTCATCAGCACAGGCCTCCATTGACGGCCAGAACCTGCCGGGTGATGTACGAGGCTTCCGCCGACATCAGGAAATTCACCGCGCCGGCCACCTCTTCAGGGGTGCCCATGCGCTGTGCGGGGATCATCTTCATCATTTCTTCCACCGGCACGTTTTCATCGAGCATGGCTGTGTCGATCAGGCCGGGTGCGACACAGTTGACGGTGATCTTGCGCTTGCCCAGTTCGATCGCCAACGCCTTCGCCGCACCGATCAATCCGGCCTTCGAGGCGCTGTAGTTGACCTGGCCGCGATTACCGATCAAGCCGGACACCGAAGTGATGCAAACAATCCTCCCGGCGGCGCGCCGACGGATCATCGGCATCATCACCGGGTGCAGCACGTTGTAGAAACCGTCGAGGTTGGTGCGCATCACCACATCCCAATCATCCTCGCTCAGCGCCGGAAAAGCACCGTCACGCGTCAGCCCGGCGTTGAGCACCACGCCGTAATAGGCGCCATGGGTTTCGACGTCGGCCTCAAGAATGGCTTTGCAGCCGGCGCGGTCGGACACGTCGAATTGCAGGATGCGCGCCGTGCGACCCAGGGCCTCGATCTCGACTTGCACGGCTTGGGCATCCGCCAGGCCACTGCGGCAATGCAGCACGATGTCATGCCCGGCCTGGGCCAGGCGCAGGGCGATGGCGCGGCCGATGCCACGGCTGGAACCGGTGACCAGTACGAATTCAGTCATGACTGGACTCCTTCGGATTCATGAAGATATTGAGCCGCCTGGGGCGGGCGATACACGTTCAGGCGGGCGCTGGCGTGAATGCCGGGTGCGTTGATGTGGCACTCGAACACGCCCATACCGTTTTCATCTTCCAGCGAGCGGATGCCATGCAGGGTCAGCTCGGTGCCGGCGGGAAAACGGTCGACGTTGCATTCGAACTTGCGAGACCCGAGCAAAAAGCCCAGCTCCACGGCATCGCCACGCTGGCGCGCCTGGCAACCGGCGAAGGCCGCGACGCTCTGGGCCATCAGTTCAATCCCGACCCAGGCCGGCAGGCTGCCGTCGTCGAGGTTGAACAGCCCGTCGGGCTTGACCCTGAGGCGGGTGTGAATCTGTTCCTCATCGAATGCCAGGATCTCGTCGATGAGAATCATGTCGCCAGCATGGGGCAGCAGTTCGGCGAGCGGCCAGTCAATCATGGGGCGTCTCCGATAATCAGGCTGACGTTGTTGCCACCGAAGGCGAAGGAATTGCTCATCAGGTAGCGAGGTCCAGTGGACGCCAGGCGATCGGCGGGAGTCACCCATTTCAGGGCGGGCAGTTCGGGATCGGCTTGGCCGTCCCATACATGTGGCGCCAGGCTGTGTTCGCGGTTGTCGTCACTCAGGCTCAACCAGCAGAACGCGGCTTCCAGCGCGCCGGCCGCGCCAAGGGTATGACCGGTCATGGGCTTGGTCGAAGAACAGGGGACGCCGGCCGGGAACAAGGCCGCCACCGCGTGGCTTTCCATGGCGTCGTTGTGCGGGGTGGCGGTGCCATGCAGGTTCAGGTAGGCGATCTGCCCGGGTTGCAGGCCGGCCCGGCTCAACGCCTTGCGCATTGCCTGTTGGGCGCCGCGGCCGGTGGGTTCCGGCGCGGAAATGTGGTGCGCATCGGAACTGGCGCCACTGCCCAGCAGGGCAATCGGCTGGCTGTCGCCAGGCTGTTTGCTCATCAGGAACAGCACGGCCGCTTCGCCGATATTGATGCCGTTGCGGTTCACCGAAAACGGATTGCAGCGTTGCCCAGACACCGCTTCGAGTGCCGAGAAGCCGTTGAGGGTCAACTTGCACAGGGTGTCGACACCCCCGCACAGCACCACGTCGCACACGCCCAGGTCGAGCAGGCGCTGGGCACTCATCAACGCGCGTGCGCTGGAGGTGCAGGCGGTGGAAATCACGTAGGCCGGGCCGCTCAATTGCAGCCAGTCGGCGAGAAAATTCGCCGGTGCACCGAGTTCCTGTTGCTGGTAGTCGTACTCGTCCGGGAATTGTTGTTCGCGCACGTAACGGGCCAGGCCCTGGCTGGCTTCCTCGATGCCCGAGGTACTGGTGCCCAGCACGATACCGATGCGGTCGCTGCCGAAGGTCTGGATGGCCTGATCGATATCGCCGCGAATTTGCAGCACTGCTTCCATCAACAATTGATTGTTGCGGCTGCGTTGGCAGGTCAGCTCCGCGGGAATCGGCACGAGTGCGCCTTGGACCGCACCCACCGGCAATGACCGCTCGGGCACCCAACCGGCTTCGCTGCGCATGCCGGAGCAATCGCCGGCGAACAGGTTGCGGGCGACTTCGTTTTTGTCGCGGCCCAGGGCGCAGACGACCCCGAGGGCATTGAGGTAAGCCGTCATGGTGCGTCACCGCTCAGGGGCGTGATTTGATATTTCGGGCCTTTGGGCAAATTCAATTCGAAGCTCAATGGTTGTGAGTAACGGACGTCCCAGCGCGCCGGCAGTGAGCGTTGTGCCCCGTGTTGCCACGCCTGCGGATAGTTGCCAGGCAGTTCATCCCTGGGGGTCAGTGCAAACAGCAACGCGGCGAACAGCTCCCGGGCTTCCGGGTTGGGCGGCAACAGGCCATCGGCGTGCCAATGGCCATCGATCAGCTTCTGACGGGCTTGGGGAATACC
Proteins encoded in this window:
- the gspM gene encoding type II secretion system protein GspM, whose translation is MKLSGLITWPTLLQRWQRLSLRERRLLLMLGAFVFGMAAFSLVWQPTQQRLATAERQYQQQLALAAQLQMARPSSTRKAVTQPLSLHVSESATEAGLELHQVNTDGDQLRLSVSGDAKALLAWLDRLERNGTALQSLTLEKRNAVLEARVVLR
- a CDS encoding MFS transporter yields the protein MPPAALDDVAVELKEIYIEKGTPAFMRTVLALFCGGFATFALLYCVQPMMPLLSHEYSINAAQSSLILSVATGMLAIGLLITGPISDRVGRKPVMVAALFAAALCTMASAMMPSWHGVLAMRALIGLSLSGLAAVAMTYLSEEIHPQHIGLAMGLYIGGNAIGGMSGRLITGVLIDFVSWHTAMLVIGGLALIAAAVFWKILPESRNFRPRSLHPRSLVDGFTMHFRDAGLPLLFLEAFVLMGAFVTLFNYIGYRLLAEPYHMDQVFVGLLSVVYLSGIYSSAKIGSLADKIGRRKVLWSTIALMISGLALTMFTPLPLVILGMLVFTFGFFGAHSVASSWIGRRALKAKGQASSLYLFSYYAGGSIAGTAGGVFWHLGGWNGIGLFIGALLVVALLVALKLAKLPPLPGTGATI
- a CDS encoding LysR family transcriptional regulator, with the protein product MELRHLRYFIAVAEELHFGRAAQVLGISQPPLSQQIQALEQEVGARLFERTNRRVELSEAGRLFLEEARLVLAQVDKAADVARRAQLGELGELKIGFTSSAPFNSTIPQAIFSFRQRFPAVHLNLREMSSTQVADALVDESIEVGIMRPLGLPDSLSVVELMREPLVAVLSSKHPLVKDSEEGLFLSALALEPFVFFPRSYGSGLYAQLLSLARDAGFSPHFAQEAGEAMTIIGLVAAGLGVSVLPASYQRMRIDGVVYRPLLDPAAVSAVWLVQRKDQKSPMARAFVELLTRKVEPLLP
- a CDS encoding type II toxin-antitoxin system RelE/ParE family toxin, producing MTEILRSSTFSGWLLKLADSRARMRIQVRIDRMADGNFGDVKAIGEGLSEARIDYGPGYRVYFMQQGSQLVILLCGGDKSSQTRDIKQARLIAKSWQEQNP
- a CDS encoding addiction module antidote protein, with the translated sequence MTEQFTRWDSAEYLKTEEDMANYLDACMEEAGDDPAFIAKALGTIARARGMTQVARDAGLSRESLYRALSGEGNPEFGTILKVVKALGLKLHAST
- a CDS encoding beta-ketoacyl-ACP synthase encodes the protein MKRVVVTGMAGITSLGSDWATIAGHFAANRSGIRRMDEWDRFTELNTRLAGPIDDFKVPGHWTRKQLRSMGRVSRLAVGAAEQALADAGLLGDESIKDGRMGVACGSSTGSTDEIKAFGNMLLNSVAEGLNANSYVRMMPHTTAANISIFFGLTGRLIPTSSACTSGSQGIGYAYEAIKFGRLPLMLAGGAEELCPTEAMVFDALYATSLKNNAPHTTPRPYDKGRDGLVIGEGGGMLVLEELEHALARGARIHAELVGFGSNADGQHTTRPEQVTMRRAMELALEDAGLSPADIGYVNGHGTATEQGDIAETLATSSLFGQHMPISSQKSFLGHTLGACGALESWFSIEMMNSDLYAHTLNLDEVDPHCGKLDYLRGEFRQMSNQYVMNNNFAFGGVNTSLIFKRWS
- the fabG gene encoding 3-oxoacyl-ACP reductase FabG, whose protein sequence is MTEFVLVTGSSRGIGRAIALRLAQAGHDIVLHCRSGLADAQAVQVEIEALGRTARILQFDVSDRAGCKAILEADVETHGAYYGVVLNAGLTRDGAFPALSEDDWDVVMRTNLDGFYNVLHPVMMPMIRRRAAGRIVCITSVSGLIGNRGQVNYSASKAGLIGAAKALAIELGKRKITVNCVAPGLIDTAMLDENVPVEEMMKMIPAQRMGTPEEVAGAVNFLMSAEASYITRQVLAVNGGLC
- a CDS encoding hotdog family protein; protein product: MIDWPLAELLPHAGDMILIDEILAFDEEQIHTRLRVKPDGLFNLDDGSLPAWVGIELMAQSVAAFAGCQARQRGDAVELGFLLGSRKFECNVDRFPAGTELTLHGIRSLEDENGMGVFECHINAPGIHASARLNVYRPPQAAQYLHESEGVQS
- a CDS encoding beta-ketoacyl-[acyl-carrier-protein] synthase family protein, with the protein product MTAYLNALGVVCALGRDKNEVARNLFAGDCSGMRSEAGWVPERSLPVGAVQGALVPIPAELTCQRSRNNQLLMEAVLQIRGDIDQAIQTFGSDRIGIVLGTSTSGIEEASQGLARYVREQQFPDEYDYQQQELGAPANFLADWLQLSGPAYVISTACTSSARALMSAQRLLDLGVCDVVLCGGVDTLCKLTLNGFSALEAVSGQRCNPFSVNRNGINIGEAAVLFLMSKQPGDSQPIALLGSGASSDAHHISAPEPTGRGAQQAMRKALSRAGLQPGQIAYLNLHGTATPHNDAMESHAVAALFPAGVPCSSTKPMTGHTLGAAGALEAAFCWLSLSDDNREHSLAPHVWDGQADPELPALKWVTPADRLASTGPRYLMSNSFAFGGNNVSLIIGDAP